The Pseudonocardia sp. HH130630-07 DNA window GTCCCGGTCGGGACCCGTGCCTGCGGGATACTGCCCCGCCGGTGGCCCACGACGGTGACGCCACCATGCGCACCGACACGGGAGGGTAGAGCCGGGCGATGAGCGACGATCGACGGGCCGGGGAGTCGCCGGCGTGGGGCCGGGTCGGGCCGGAGGACCCCACGGCGGATCCGGTGACGCATCCGGCGATGCGGGTGCCGACGGGGGAGATCGAGCCGTCCGAGCAGCCGACCGTCGCCGTACCGGTCGGGGAGCCGGAACCGGGCGGCGAGGGCCCGGCGGAGGGTCCCACCCAGCCGGTCCGGCGGAAGGTCCCGCACACCCGGACCGGGGGTCTCTGGGCCGCCCTGGTCCTCTCCGCCGTCGTGCTGATCTTCCTGCTGGTGTTCATCGTGCAGAACACCGAGCCGGTGGTGATCAACTTCCTGTGGTTCAGCGGCAGCCTGCCGACCGGCGCCGCGCTGCTGTTCGCCGCCGTGGCGGGGATCCTGCTGGTCGCGATCCCCGGCACCGGGCGCATCCTGCAGCTGCGGCGGCAGGCCCGCCGGGACTGACCCCGGCCGCACCGGGTCCGCCCCGGTGGCGGTGCCACCGGAGCCGGACGCCGGACGTCAGCGGCGGCGCCGCCCCCGGCCGGCCCCGCCGGCCCCACCGCCCCGCGGGCCGCCCCGGGAACCACCGCGGGCGGGCTGCGCGGGCTTCGCCACGACGATCGGCTCACCCGAGGGTTCCCGGGCCCCGGTCACCCGCACCAGGTCCGGGTGGCCGGGCGCGATCGTCGCGACCGCCGGGGTGACCCCGGCCTGCTTGGTCAGCTGGTTCACCTCGGCGCGCTGCTCGGGCATCGCGAGGGTGACGACGACGCCCTCCTCCCCGGCCCGGGCGGTCCGCCCGGCCCGGTGCAGGTAGGCCTTCGGGTCGGCGGGCGGGTCGACGTGCACGACCAGCCCGACGTCGTCGATGTGGATGCCGCGGGCCGCGACGTCGGTGGCGACCAGGACCGGCACCGCGCCGGAGCGGAAGTCGTCGAGCGCGCGGTTGCGCTGGTTCTGCGAGCGCCCGCCGTGCAGCGGGCCCGCGGCGACGCCCTCACGGCGCAGCACCCGCACCATCCGGTCCGCGCCGTGCTTGGTGCGCACGAACAGGATCGTCCGGCCCTCGCGCGCGGCGATCTCGGCGATCACCCGGGACCGCTCGTCGCGGTCGACGACGAGCACGTGGTGCTCCATGGTGTCGACGCTCGCCGTCGGCGGCGCCACCGACCGGGTCACGGGGTCGGTCAGGTAGCGCCGGACGAGCGCGTCGACCTCCCCGTCCAGGGTCGCGGAGAACAGCAGCCGCTGCCCGTCGGACGGGGTGCGGTCGAGGATCGTGCGGACCTGCGGCAGGAAGCCCATGTCGGCCATCCGGTCGGCCTCGTCGATCGCGGTGACCGCGACCTCGGACAGGTCGCAGGTGCGCTGCTGCAGGTGGTCGCCGAGCCGGCCCGGGGTGGCGACGAGCAGGTCGATGCCCCGGCGCAGCTCGGCGACCTGCCGGTTGATCGAGAGCCCGCCGACGACCGCGGTGACCCGCAGCCCGACGGCGGCGGCCAGCGGGGTCAGCACGTCGACGACCTGGGCGGCGAGCTCACGGGTCGGGACGAGGACGAGGCCGAGCGGGGCCGTCGGGCGGGCCCGGTCGCCGGCGAGCCGGGCCAGCAGGCCGAGCCCGAACGCGAGGGTCTTGCCGGACCCGGTCTGGCCCCGGCCGAGCAGGTCGCGGCCGGCGAGGGTCTCGGGCAGCGTCGCCGCCTGGACCGGGAACGGGGTGTCGAAGCCCTGCTCGGCCAGCGCGGCGACCAGGCGGTCGGGCAGTCCGAGCTCGGCGAACGAGGGCATGCCGGTCGCCGGGGGCGTCCACACCGGGACCGCCTCGGTGGCGGCGGGGCGCCGCTCCGCGGGGCGGGTGTCGCCCGGCGCGGCGCCGCGCTTCTGGCCGCGGCGGGACCGCGACCCGGCTCCGGTCCCCCCGGAGCGCGGTCCGGCGTCGCGGGAGTCGCGCCCCGCGGTGTCCCGGGGCTCGCCGGAACCGGGCCGGCGGGACCGGCCGCGCCGGGATCCACCGCCGGCGCCGTCGTGGGCGGCGCGGTCGCGGGGGCCGCTACCGCCCCGACCACCGGTGCCGGTGCGGTCGGGACGGGGCTCGCGGTCGGCGTCCCGGCCGCGGGTGCCGCCGTCGCCGGACGGTGCGGCGGTCCCGGCGGGGCGGGTGGCGCGCCGGCGGGGCCGCCGGTCGGCGGTGCTCGGCTCGGACGGCGGACGGAACTGGGGCCTGGTCACAGGGCTCCTCGCAGGACGTGGCACGTCCTGCGGAGACCTCGTGGGGAACGGGACTCGGCCGACGGGCCCGGGCGCGGCTCGGCGTCGTCGCGGCCGCGCTCCGTGATGGGAAGGTCCGCGCCCGGCCGTTCGCGGCCCGGCGCTCGTCGGACGACGGTACGCCCCCCGGCCCGGCGGGCGCGCAGCGGACCGGTCGGCGCCGGCCGCCGGGTACGCCGTGCGGCGTACCCGGCGGGGCCGCTCAGCGCAGCCGGGCCCGTTCGCCCAGCTCGCGCCGCAGCCGTTCCGGCTCGTCCGGATCGAGGCCACGGGCGGTGAACCACTCGCCGATCCGGGTCACGTCCCGGTCGAGGTACCCGGGTCCCTGCGGGTTCCCGATGACGTCGACGACCTGGGGGAGGTCGATCAGGACCGGCCGGCCGTCGTGCACCAGCACGTTGTAGGCGGACAGGTCGCCGTGCGCGTACCCGAGATCGGCGAGCGTCCCGAGTGCCCCGCCCAGCACGGTCCACAGTGTCCAGAGCTGGTCGGGGTCCGGCCGGGTCGCGGCCAGCCGGGGTGCCGCGGTGCCACCGGCCGACCCGACGAACTCCATGAGCACCTCGGTCCCGGACACCGAGACGGGATAGGGGACCGGTGCTCCGGCCTCGTGGAGCCGGGTCAGGGCGCCGAACTCCGCGTCGGCCCAGCGCGTGGCGATGAGGTCGCGGCCCACCGCCGTCCGCCGGGCCATGGCGCGGTTCTCCCGGGACCGGCGGTCCCGCCGCCCCTCCAGGTAGCCGGCGTCGCGGTGGAACAGCCGGTGGGCCGGGTCGCGGTAGCGCTTGGCGGCGAGCAGGACCCCGTCCTCGCCGGGCAGTGCCCGCTCGACGAGATGGACGTCGGCCTCCTTGCCGGTCTTGAGGACCCCGCGTTCGCGGTCGACGGCACCGGCGTCGGTGACCAGCCAGGACGGCCACGGGCGGGGGCCGCGGCACCCGGCCGTGATCGACGGCCAGGTGCTCCAGCGGTCGCCGTCCGGTGGGGCATCGGGATCGTGCCCGGCGCGCTCGTCCAGGTCGGACACCGGGGACGTGCGGGCGGTCGGGCCGGACCGCTCGTCCTCGTCGTCGAAGCGGCGGCGACGGCGGGGGACGGGTTCGGTGTGGTGGGAGGACGTGTTGCGGGAGGACGTGTTGCGGGAGGACACAGTGGGCTCCGGAGGGCAGCGGGTGGCCGCGCGGCTCCGGGCCGGTGCGCTACCGGGTGCCGGACCTGCCGCGGGGCGGGAACGGGGGATCGGGGTGCGCGACGCGCACCCGGACACGGGCGACGGCCATCGGTACCCACCCCCTCGCCCCTCGAGCGCGGCCACGGCCGCGCACCGGTCCCTCCGGCTGCCGACACCGTGCCCGGCCCCGTCCCGCGGCGCCACCGGTTTTCCGCGACCCGCCGGACACCCCGCCCCTCGGCCGGGCTCCCGGACCGGGGCCGGGTCAGGCCGGGACGACCAGGTCCAGGTGGTCGCCGGTCCGCTCGACGGTGTGCCCGGCGCGCCGCGCGATCCGCGCGATCGCCCCGGCGTCGCCCGGCTCGGCCCGGGAGGTCGCGAGCAGCCGGGCCAGGCCGCCCTTGTGCGCCTTGTTGTGGTGGCTCACCACCGAGCGGTGACCGTCGGCGCGCTCGGCGAGCACGTTCACCGTCACCGCGCCGGGCGCGGCACCCAGGCCGGCGTACCCGCCGGAGCGGAGGTCGACGACGAGCTCGCCGGTGGCGATCCGGGCCAGCAGCGGGTCCAGCGCCGGTCGCCAGCGGGCCGCGAGCGTGCCGGCGCCGGGCAGCCGCGACCCGGCCGACAGCCGGTACGCGGGGATCGGGTCGTCCGCCCCCAGCAGCCCGAACAACGCCGAGCAGACGGCGAGCCGGGACCGTGCCCGCCCGCGCGTCGCCCGGGTGAACGAACCGGCGTCGAGCGCGTCGTAGAGGACGCCGGTGTAGCGGTCCAGCGCCGGCATCGTCGGGGCCGTCGGCAGGGCGGCGTTGCGGTCGATCTCGGCGGCCTGGCCGGCGGACAGGCCGAGTGCCGCGCGGGCCGCGGGCGGGTCGGCGGCCAGCGCGACGACCTCGGGTACCAGCGCGGAGCGGACCGGGCCCAGCTCGGCGTCGTGGGAGAGGCCGGCGAGATCGAGCGGCGCGCCGTCCCCGCCGGCGCGCTTGGTCTCCGAGGGCGGCAGCAGAACGAGCACGGCGGGCGAGCCTAGTACCCGTGCCGGGAGGCCCCGCCGCAGCGCGGACCTCAGCCGGTCCGGAGGATCTCGCCGCTGAGCACCGCGTCGTCGCTGCGGTACAGGACGGTGGCGCGCCCGGCCGGTTCCTCCCACTCCTCCTGGCGGCCGAGCGGCGTGAGATCGAGGAGCTGGTAGGCGGGCATCATGACCTCCACGCCGCGGCCGTAGGTGGAGTAGGTGTGGAACACGGCGTCGCCGTCGCGGAGGAAGCAGCTGATGCCGGACTGCTCGCTCGGCTCGGTGGTCATCCACTCCATGCCGGTCGCGGCCAGCTCCCCGGGATCACGGAAGTTGTACCGGACCGGGCCCCTGGCGGGGTCGAGCGTCACCGAGAAGTCGTGGTTGAAGTCGCTGTCGTGCGAGGAGTACCAGGGGAAGTCCCATCCCCGCTCGCCGTGCAGGGACTGCAGCCGCTCCAGCGGTGCCCGGGAGACGGCGGCGAACGCCGTCCCGCGCGAGGCCAGCTGCCGCAGCACCCCCGGGTGCGCGGCGCCGTCGGCCATGGCGGTGCAGCTCCCGCACCCCCGGTCCCAATCGGGGTCGAACATGAAGTGCTGGACGACGAGCTGGCGGTGCGGTCCGAACAGGTCGGCGAGGCCGGCCTCCCCGCCGGCCCCGGCGAACCGGTAGTCCTTCTCCACCCGCACCATCGGCAGCCGTCGCCGCTGCTCGCCGAGCCGGTCACTGCGGCGGGTCAGGTCCTTCTCCTCCTCCAGCAGCGCTCGGCGCGCGGTGATCCAGGTGTCGTGATCGACGATCTCGGGCAGTGCCATGGCCGGTCTCCGATCGGTTCGCTTGCGTGATGCTAGTGCCTCGTCAGGCAATGTTGGGTAGGTAATCCGGCCTGCGGATCTTGGACTCGGGCGCGAAGTGTTTCTTGGGTCGGGCGTGGCGGTTGGCCCAGCGGATGTAGCCGGCGATCGCGGCTTCCTGGGCGGTGTGGGAGGGGTAGTCGCTGCCGTCGAGGGTGAAGTAGCGCAGCGCGGTGAACTCCGACTCGATCCAGTTCAGCCAGGACGCGTTCGTGGGGGTGAGCACCAGCTCGACGTCGTGGTCGTGGCACCAGTGCGCGACATCGGTGCGCAGGTGCGGGGAGAAGTTGTCGCAGACCACGTGCAGACCGCCGGTGGGGAAACGGCGGCGCAGCTGGCGGAGGAAGTCGAGGAACTCGCGGCCGCGTTTGCGGTCACGGAGCCGGTAGAACAGCTGCCCGGAGGCCAGGTCCAGACCGGCGAACATGTGCCGGACCCCGCTGTGACGGCTATAGGTGGCCCGTAGCCGGGCCGGGCGCCGGATCGGGAACCAGCCCCGACCGGGGCGGGGCAGCAGGTTCAGCGGCCCGAACTCATCGACACAGATCACCCGCGCACCCGGTTCGAGGCGACCGTCGGCGGCGCGGTCGTAGAGGTCGAGGATCCGGTTCATCTTCTCCACGAACCGCGGGTCCCGGCTGGCCTTCCAGGTCTTCGTGGCCTGCCAGCGGACCCCGGCGTCACGCAGGACCTGGCGGACGGTCTCGACGCTGATCACGACCCGGTGTGCGGCGGCGAGGTGTTCGACCAGCTTGGCCAGGCTCCAGGTGGTGAACGGCAACCCGACCTGCTGGGGCGGGGTGCGAGCGACCCGGCAGATCAGCTCACGGACGTGGGGACCGAACCTACGGGGTCGGCCCCCGCTCCATTTTGGGTCCAAAGCGGCGAAGCCCTGCTGGTTGAACGCGTGGATCACCTCCCGCGCGTACTGCGGCTTCGCCGCGAACATCATCGCGGCCTCGGTCGCGGTCCGGCCCTGCACCGAGGCCAGCACGATCCCCGCCCGCCGCAACCGGACCCGGTCCCGCGCCGTGCGCGTGATCCTGACCAATCGCTGGGCCTCGTCCGGGGTCAGTCCCCGGACGAACACCTCCGGCTGTCGCGCCACGGCCATCACCTCCGGCGCACAGCCTCCTGCGCCAGACCGGGACGGATCAAGCCGACACGATTACGTCCCCAACGTTCCCGGACGCGGCACTAGTAACGTAGGGGTCTCGCTAGCATCACGCAAGTGCCACGGGTACCGTCGGTCCCGTGCTGGGACGGATGTACGAGAGGGAGAACTGCTCGGCCGCACGGGCGCTGGAGATCGTTGGCGAGCGGTGGAGCGTGCTCATCATCCGCAACGCCGTCTTCGCCGGGATGACGCGTTTCTCCGAGTTCGAGCGTCGTCTGGGCATCGCGCCGAACATCCTGGCCAAGCGCCTGGCGGACTTCGTGCACAACGACCTGATGGAGGTCGTCGAGACCGGCGAGTCCGGGCGGGTCTACCGGTTGACGCCCAAGGGGCGCGAGCTGGGCGGGATCGTGATGGCGCTGAGCGCGTGGGGCGACCGCTGGGCCGCTCCGGACGGCGCCCCGGTCGTCTACCGGCACGAGGGCTGCGGCGGGACGGTGACCACGACGACGGAGTGCACCGGCTGCTCGGAGCGGCCGTCCGTGGCGGAGGTCCGGGCGGCACCCGGGCCCGGTGCGACCCCGGAGCAGCGTGCCGTCATGACCGCCCGCGGCTGAGCGTGCCGGACCCGGCCGGGGCGTTGTGCGGCAC harbors:
- a CDS encoding LapA family protein, with amino-acid sequence MSDDRRAGESPAWGRVGPEDPTADPVTHPAMRVPTGEIEPSEQPTVAVPVGEPEPGGEGPAEGPTQPVRRKVPHTRTGGLWAALVLSAVVLIFLLVFIVQNTEPVVINFLWFSGSLPTGAALLFAAVAGILLVAIPGTGRILQLRRQARRD
- a CDS encoding DEAD/DEAH box helicase; the encoded protein is MTRPQFRPPSEPSTADRRPRRRATRPAGTAAPSGDGGTRGRDADREPRPDRTGTGGRGGSGPRDRAAHDGAGGGSRRGRSRRPGSGEPRDTAGRDSRDAGPRSGGTGAGSRSRRGQKRGAAPGDTRPAERRPAATEAVPVWTPPATGMPSFAELGLPDRLVAALAEQGFDTPFPVQAATLPETLAGRDLLGRGQTGSGKTLAFGLGLLARLAGDRARPTAPLGLVLVPTRELAAQVVDVLTPLAAAVGLRVTAVVGGLSINRQVAELRRGIDLLVATPGRLGDHLQQRTCDLSEVAVTAIDEADRMADMGFLPQVRTILDRTPSDGQRLLFSATLDGEVDALVRRYLTDPVTRSVAPPTASVDTMEHHVLVVDRDERSRVIAEIAAREGRTILFVRTKHGADRMVRVLRREGVAAGPLHGGRSQNQRNRALDDFRSGAVPVLVATDVAARGIHIDDVGLVVHVDPPADPKAYLHRAGRTARAGEEGVVVTLAMPEQRAEVNQLTKQAGVTPAVATIAPGHPDLVRVTGAREPSGEPIVVAKPAQPARGGSRGGPRGGGAGGAGRGRRRR
- a CDS encoding serine protein kinase RIO, with translation MSSRNTSSRNTSSHHTEPVPRRRRRFDDEDERSGPTARTSPVSDLDERAGHDPDAPPDGDRWSTWPSITAGCRGPRPWPSWLVTDAGAVDRERGVLKTGKEADVHLVERALPGEDGVLLAAKRYRDPAHRLFHRDAGYLEGRRDRRSRENRAMARRTAVGRDLIATRWADAEFGALTRLHEAGAPVPYPVSVSGTEVLMEFVGSAGGTAAPRLAATRPDPDQLWTLWTVLGGALGTLADLGYAHGDLSAYNVLVHDGRPVLIDLPQVVDVIGNPQGPGYLDRDVTRIGEWFTARGLDPDEPERLRRELGERARLR
- the yaaA gene encoding peroxide stress protein YaaA codes for the protein MLVLLPPSETKRAGGDGAPLDLAGLSHDAELGPVRSALVPEVVALAADPPAARAALGLSAGQAAEIDRNAALPTAPTMPALDRYTGVLYDALDAGSFTRATRGRARSRLAVCSALFGLLGADDPIPAYRLSAGSRLPGAGTLAARWRPALDPLLARIATGELVVDLRSGGYAGLGAAPGAVTVNVLAERADGHRSVVSHHNKAHKGGLARLLATSRAEPGDAGAIARIARRAGHTVERTGDHLDLVVPA
- a CDS encoding DUF899 domain-containing protein, which produces MALPEIVDHDTWITARRALLEEEKDLTRRSDRLGEQRRRLPMVRVEKDYRFAGAGGEAGLADLFGPHRQLVVQHFMFDPDWDRGCGSCTAMADGAAHPGVLRQLASRGTAFAAVSRAPLERLQSLHGERGWDFPWYSSHDSDFNHDFSVTLDPARGPVRYNFRDPGELAATGMEWMTTEPSEQSGISCFLRDGDAVFHTYSTYGRGVEVMMPAYQLLDLTPLGRQEEWEEPAGRATVLYRSDDAVLSGEILRTG
- a CDS encoding IS630 family transposase, whose amino-acid sequence is MARQPEVFVRGLTPDEAQRLVRITRTARDRVRLRRAGIVLASVQGRTATEAAMMFAAKPQYAREVIHAFNQQGFAALDPKWSGGRPRRFGPHVRELICRVARTPPQQVGLPFTTWSLAKLVEHLAAAHRVVISVETVRQVLRDAGVRWQATKTWKASRDPRFVEKMNRILDLYDRAADGRLEPGARVICVDEFGPLNLLPRPGRGWFPIRRPARLRATYSRHSGVRHMFAGLDLASGQLFYRLRDRKRGREFLDFLRQLRRRFPTGGLHVVCDNFSPHLRTDVAHWCHDHDVELVLTPTNASWLNWIESEFTALRYFTLDGSDYPSHTAQEAAIAGYIRWANRHARPKKHFAPESKIRRPDYLPNIA
- a CDS encoding winged helix-turn-helix transcriptional regulator — translated: MLGRMYERENCSAARALEIVGERWSVLIIRNAVFAGMTRFSEFERRLGIAPNILAKRLADFVHNDLMEVVETGESGRVYRLTPKGRELGGIVMALSAWGDRWAAPDGAPVVYRHEGCGGTVTTTTECTGCSERPSVAEVRAAPGPGATPEQRAVMTARG